The proteins below come from a single Felis catus isolate Fca126 chromosome A1, F.catus_Fca126_mat1.0, whole genome shotgun sequence genomic window:
- the LOC101091078 gene encoding olfactory receptor 14K1, whose product MMNQTLLMEFSLMGFTESQMLLRLHTVVFSLIYLVAMMENLIIILLTVLDQRLHSPMYFFLRHLSFVDLCLISATLPKSIFNSITFSDFISFLGCVLQLFCVVLLSGSEIGILTAMSYDRYIAICHLLHYEGVMSKGVCVQLMTISWLNGGVLGILYSSGTFSLNFCGSTKIHQFFCDVPALLKLSCSKEYATINVCVAIGVCYAFSCLVCIVISYVYIFTTVLKIPTRQKQSRAFSTCLPHLIVVSAFLLTGAIAYLKPVSDEPSLLDLFVSVFYSVVPPTLNPVIYCLRSKDIKSALGKILSKVKKEWNNGKMTKVEVRK is encoded by the coding sequence atgatgaatCAAACACTACTAATGGAATTCTCGCTCATGGGATTTACTGAGAGCCAGATGCTATTGAGGCTACATACTGTGGTCTTCTCACTGATCTACCTAGTGGCCATGATGGAGAATTTAATTATCATCCTCCTCACAGTTCTTGATCAACGCCTCCACAGTCCAATGTACTTTTTCCTAAGGCATTTGTCTTTTGTAGATCTGTGCCTCATTTCTGCCACACTACCCAAATCCATCTTCAATTCCATCACCTTCAGTGACTTCATCTCTTTTCTGGGATGTGTGTTACAGCTCTTCTGTGTGGTACTACTGTCTGGGTCAGAGATTGGCATACTCACTGCAATGTCCTATGACCGCTATATTGCCATCTGTCATCTTCTGCATTATGAGGGTGTTATGAGCAAAGGGGTCTGTGTCCAGCTAATGACTATTTCCTGGCTCAATGGAGGGGTCTTGGGAATCTTGTACTCATCTGGGACATTCTCTTTAAACTTTTGTGGGTCAACTAAGATCCATCAGTTCTTCTGTGATGTCCCTGCTCTACTAAAACTCAGCTGTTCTAAGGAATATGCAACTATTAATGTCTGTGTGGCCATTGGGGTCTGTTACGCATTTTCATGTTTAGTTTGCATTGTGATctcttatgtatatatttttaccacCGTGTTAAAGATCCCAACCAGACAGAAGCAGTCCAGAGCCTTTTCCACCTGCCTGCCTCACCTCATTGTGGTGAGTGCATTCCTTCTAACAGGTGCTATTGCTTATTTAAAGCCAGTTTCTGATGAGCCTTCTCTTCTGGActtgtttgtgtctgtgttctaTTCTGTGGTACCTCCAACCTTGAACCCTGTTATTTACTGTCTGAGAAGCAAAGATATTAAATCAGCCCTAGGGAAAATCCTAAGTAAAGTTAAAAAGGAGTGGAATAATGGAAAGATGACTAAAGTTGAAGTTAGGAAGTAG